A stretch of the Clostridium fungisolvens genome encodes the following:
- the celB gene encoding PTS cellobiose transporter subunit IIC, whose product MSKYNDFLEQKVMPVAARVGAQRHLLALRDGLIATMPFMIIGSLFLILANFPINGYAEWMSSIFGAGWKNSLNYPVDATYNIMSLIAAFAVAYRLAESYKVDKLSAGTISVAAFLLTTPFNFLFKAAGAKDAVMVTGALSKAFLSSKGLFVALLIAIISTEIYRWFVQKEIIIKMPDGVPPTVGKSFAALIPGFAVILLVWGVRLLVETTHYGTINGLVTTILGDPLKMVGLTLGGSLVAEFFVTLLWGAGLHGTNIVKSVMEPIWLSASGDNAAAYQAGQHLPHVATMQFWDNFIHIGGTGVTFGLVLAMLVFARSKQMKSLSRLSIAPAIFNINEPVIFGLPIMLNPIMIIPFIITSLVVVIVTFIAMNFGWVALPTGIAVPWTTPPIIAGYLASGGHISGAVMNVVDIFISFLIYTPFFRIYDKAKMREEEGLNN is encoded by the coding sequence TTATTTCTAATCTTAGCCAATTTTCCAATTAATGGATATGCAGAATGGATGAGTTCTATTTTCGGCGCAGGCTGGAAAAATAGTTTAAACTATCCGGTAGATGCAACTTACAATATCATGTCGCTCATTGCTGCATTCGCTGTAGCTTACCGATTAGCTGAAAGCTATAAGGTTGATAAGTTGAGTGCCGGTACTATTTCAGTAGCTGCCTTCTTATTAACAACACCATTTAATTTCCTATTTAAGGCAGCCGGAGCTAAAGATGCTGTTATGGTAACCGGTGCACTTTCAAAAGCATTTTTAAGCAGTAAAGGTTTGTTTGTTGCATTACTTATTGCAATTATATCAACAGAAATTTATCGTTGGTTCGTCCAAAAAGAAATTATTATTAAAATGCCAGATGGTGTACCACCAACTGTTGGTAAATCATTTGCAGCTCTAATTCCAGGATTTGCTGTTATTCTTTTGGTTTGGGGAGTACGTTTACTCGTTGAAACCACTCATTATGGAACGATTAATGGCTTAGTTACCACAATTTTAGGTGATCCGTTAAAAATGGTGGGACTTACTCTTGGTGGATCCCTTGTTGCTGAATTTTTTGTAACATTACTATGGGGTGCTGGATTGCATGGTACAAACATTGTTAAAAGTGTTATGGAACCAATTTGGCTTAGTGCTTCCGGTGACAATGCTGCAGCATATCAAGCTGGACAACATCTACCACATGTTGCTACTATGCAATTCTGGGATAACTTTATCCACATCGGTGGAACGGGTGTAACATTTGGCTTAGTTCTTGCAATGTTAGTCTTTGCTAGATCAAAGCAAATGAAAAGTCTTAGTCGTTTATCAATAGCTCCTGCTATTTTTAACATAAACGAGCCAGTAATCTTTGGATTGCCAATAATGTTAAACCCGATAATGATTATTCCATTTATCATTACTTCACTTGTTGTCGTTATTGTAACTTTTATTGCAATGAATTTTGGATGGGTAGCGTTACCTACAGGTATTGCAGTCCCTTGGACAACACCACCAATTATCGCAGGCTATCTTGCATCCGGTGGACATATTTCGGGGGCAGTGATGAATGTAGTTGATATATTTATTTCATTCCTAATCTATACTCCTTTCTTCAGAATCTATGATAAGGCGAAGATGAGAGAAGAGGAAGGGCTGAATAACTAA
- a CDS encoding PTS lactose/cellobiose transporter subunit IIA encodes MNKEELYNIAFQLILHAGNARSSAMEAIQKAKEGNFDEVEAKLIEADNALNEAHHFQTSLIQKEAGGEAFDFSLIMVHAQDHFMTSMALKDMASEITDLYKLIKKA; translated from the coding sequence ATGAATAAAGAAGAACTATATAATATTGCATTTCAATTAATCCTTCACGCTGGGAACGCAAGAAGCTCGGCAATGGAAGCAATCCAAAAAGCGAAAGAAGGCAATTTTGATGAAGTAGAAGCAAAATTGATAGAAGCAGATAATGCTTTAAATGAAGCACATCATTTTCAAACTAGCTTAATACAAAAGGAAGCAGGCGGAGAGGCATTTGATTTTTCTCTTATTATGGTTCATGCACAAGACCATTTTATGACTTCCATGGCACTTAAAGATATGGCTAGTGAAATCACTGATTTGTATAAACTTATCAAAAAGGCTTAA